Proteins co-encoded in one Callospermophilus lateralis isolate mCalLat2 chromosome 2, mCalLat2.hap1, whole genome shotgun sequence genomic window:
- the LOC143387786 gene encoding lysine-specific demethylase 4D-like, which translates to MKSAHSGTQTRSSTIMTFHPTMEEFSDFNNYIAYMESQGAHRAGLAKVIPPKEWRARKTYDDVSNILIATPLQQVVSGKAGTFTQYHKKKKAMTVREYHLLADSKKYRSPPHLNFEDLERKYWKSRLYDSPIYGADISGSLFDENTKEWNLGQLGTILDLLEQECGVVIEGVNTPYLYFGMWKTTFAWHTEDMDLYSINYLHFGEPKTWYAVPPEHGQRLERLARELFPGSSQGCEAFLRHKVALISPTVLRENGIPFNRVTQEAGEFMVTFPYGYHAGFNHGFNCAEAINFATPRWIDYGKVASQCSCGKFRVSFSMDPFVRILQPERYELWKCGQGRAVVDHTEPTAPGRQVMTTWRDVFSRRKASPSLRQFPVWQDPAALDHTKPTASAKQKQVPGRLTPSLRHHRGQGKRCLKCPVATGCGSRGCTPICPASCSMSSPKSYMQPRATVKGCFPKSGRIRARTKTVNRFCSWELEAPEPTVLTQTKRPLMVPTGNTASGSEHQPLPEDSALMNDSVSVRAGPYFPAKASGCCCAPDLQPLGPPLDPDEPMHPGPCLQSLDNITLNLPEIVPLTPPDFIPSLRVANDATGDCMTPAEVVGLDHSYSSKILDPVEVSIFFLPLEGFDPLTLEKPWPPMDALNLGY; encoded by the coding sequence ATGAAGTCTGCTCACTCTGGTACCCAGACAAGAAGTTCCACCATTATGACATTCCACCCAACCATGGAAGAATTCTCAGATTTCAACAATTATATTGCCTACATGGAATCCCAAGGGGCACATAGAGCTGGCCTGGCCAAGGTAATtccaccaaaggaatggagagccAGGAAGACCTATGATGATGTCAGTAACATCTTAATAGCCACTCCCCTGCAGCAGGTGGTCTCTGGGAAGGCAGGTACGTTCACTCAATACCACAAAAAGAAGAAAGCCATGACGGTGAGAGAGTATCACCTCCTGGCAGACAGCAAAAAGTATAGAAGTCCCCCACACCTGAATTTTGAAGATCTGGAGAGAAAGTACTGGAAGAGCCGCCTCTATGACTCACCAATTTATGGTGCTGACATCAGTGGCTCCTTATTTGATGAGAACACTAAAGAGTGGAACCTGGGACAGCTGGGAACCATTCTGGACCTGTTGGAGCAGGAATGTGGAGTTGTCATTGAGGGTGTCAACACGCCCTACCTGTACTTTGGCATGTGGAAGACCACTTTTGCGTGGCACACGGAGGACATGGACCTTTACAGCATCAACTACTTGCACTTTGGGGAGCCCAAAACGTGGTACGCAGTGCCCCCTGAACACGGGCAGCGCCTGGAGCGCCTGGCCAGGGAGCTTTTCCCGGGCAGTTCCCAGGGCTGTGAGGCCTTCCTGAGGCACAAGGTGGCCCTCATCTCCCCCACAGTCCTCAGGGAGAATGGCATTCCCTTCAACcgcgtgactcaggaggctggtgAGTTCATGGTGACATTTCCCTATGGCTACCACGCTGGCTTCAACCATGGCTTCAACTGTGCGGAGGCCATCAATTTCGCCACTCCGCGGTGGATTGATTATGGCAAAGTGGCGTCTCAGTGCAGCTGTGGGAAGTTCAGGGTCAGCTTCTCCATGGATCCCTTTGTGCGTATCCTGCAACCTGAGCGCTATGAGCTGTGGAAATGTGGACAAGGCAGGGCGGTGGTGGACCACACTGAGCCTACAGCGCCTGGTAGACAGGTGATGACCACCTGGAGGGATGTCTTTTCACGTAGGAAAGCTTCTCCCAGCCTGAGACAGTTCCCAGTCTGGCAAGACCCAGCAGCTCTGGACCACACCAAGCCCACCGCATCAGCAAAACAGAAACAGGTTCCTGGGAGACTGACCCCTAGCCTGAGACACCACCGAGGCCAGGGAAAAAGATGCCTCAAATGTCCTGTAGCCACAGGCTGTGGGAGCCGTGGCTGCACCCCAATATGTCCTGCGTCCTGTAGCATGTCATCCCCAAAAAGTTATATGCAGCCCAGGGCTACAGTTAAGGGCTGCTTCCCAAAGTCTGGAAGGATCCGGGCACGAACCAAAACTGTTAATCGTTTTTGTTCTTGGGAATTGGAGGCTCCTGAGCCTACTGTCTTGACACAGACCAAAAGACCCCTAATGGTGCCCACAGGGAACACAGCTTCAGGTTCTGAGCATCAGCCCTTGCCTGAGGATAGTGCTTTGATGAACGATTCTGTATCTGTGAGAGCAGGGCCCTATTTTCCTGCCAAGGCTTCTGGATGTTGCTGTGCCCCTGATCTTCAACCCTTGGGTCCCCCACTGGATCCTGACGAACCAATGCACCCTGGCCCATGCTTGCAATCTCTGGATAACATCACGCTGAATCTCCCTGAAATTGTCCCACTGACTCCTCCTGATTTCATTCCATCTTTAAGAGTTGCCAATGATGCTACTGGGGACTGCATGACACCTGCTGAGGTTGTAGGCTTGGACCACTCTTATTCCTCTAAGATTCTGGATCCAGTGGAGGTCTCCATATTCTTCTTGCCACTAGAGGGATTTGATCCTTTGACTTTGGAGAAGCCTTGGCCACCAATGGATGCTCTTAATCTTGGCTACTGA